The following are encoded in a window of Algiphilus aromaticivorans DG1253 genomic DNA:
- a CDS encoding AraC family transcriptional regulator gives MAQSGSTLHPVAISQVMINFAARHGVDKETCLLGTGIAEAELYDGDALITRGQEMRLIENLMLALPDVPALGFELGLQYSMSTFGIWGFALRTSRSLREAVALAMRYLPLSTAYCRIYQFDEAGHFGIGLDPEPIPRHLRPFLLERDMATAFNLLKEIGLAGMTVAGMEWQDSAPEHAERIKSLCGLQPRYGSARNTLMVRTEDADRPLPMFDAHLVRMLDDQCRAQLERRQMGGLAGRVRQELLGPLGLIASLEDVAHALSMSPRSLRRKLEGEGTSFRALIEEERRQLALQLLEGSTMKLDELALHLGYTDTASFTRAVRRWTGQSPGQYRRARQPLH, from the coding sequence ATGGCGCAATCCGGAAGCACCCTGCATCCCGTGGCGATCAGTCAGGTGATGATCAACTTCGCCGCGCGGCACGGCGTGGACAAGGAAACCTGTCTGCTCGGCACCGGCATTGCCGAGGCTGAACTCTACGACGGCGATGCGCTGATCACGCGCGGGCAGGAAATGCGCCTGATCGAGAATCTGATGCTGGCGTTGCCCGATGTGCCGGCGCTGGGCTTCGAGTTGGGCCTGCAGTACAGCATGTCCACCTTCGGCATCTGGGGCTTCGCGCTGCGCACCAGCCGCAGCCTGCGCGAAGCCGTTGCGCTGGCCATGCGCTATCTGCCGCTCAGCACGGCCTATTGCCGCATCTACCAGTTCGACGAAGCCGGACATTTCGGCATCGGCCTGGACCCGGAGCCGATTCCGCGTCATCTGCGGCCTTTCCTTCTGGAGCGCGATATGGCGACGGCCTTCAACCTGCTGAAGGAGATCGGGCTCGCCGGCATGACGGTGGCGGGCATGGAATGGCAGGACAGCGCCCCGGAACACGCGGAGCGGATCAAAAGCCTGTGCGGACTGCAACCGCGTTATGGCAGCGCCCGCAATACCCTGATGGTGCGGACCGAGGATGCCGATCGACCGCTGCCGATGTTCGACGCGCACTTGGTGCGCATGCTCGATGACCAGTGTCGGGCGCAGCTAGAGCGCCGGCAGATGGGCGGACTCGCCGGCCGGGTGCGCCAGGAACTGCTCGGGCCGCTGGGGCTGATCGCCTCACTGGAGGACGTGGCGCACGCGCTCTCGATGTCGCCGCGCAGCCTGCGCCGCAAGCTGGAGGGCGAGGGCACCAGCTTCCGCGCGCTGATCGAGGAAGAGCGCCGCCAGCTCGCTCTGCAGCTGCTGGAGGGCAGCACGATGAAGCTGGATGAGCTGGCGCTGCACCTTGGCTACACCGATACAGCCAGTTTTACGCGCGCGGTGCGGCGCTGGACTGGGCAGTCGCCGGGCCAGTACAGACGGGCGCGACAGCCTTTGCATTAG
- a CDS encoding CHAD domain-containing protein: MPKRGSKRVIDRAGALHATCAPDLVEQTRLAPVDVHRLRVSVKELRALWQVLKPFLPGGQADAASRDIARAAKLLAGARDQFVRVKTLDKLMRKAGEADRQSLGHARKQLVALQPESAEEALVTAEIVSLFAQDRERWRRLDVACGRRELIDYGYGRLYRRGRKRFQRAVESGEDEDWHRLRRWTKYLALALPLVADKGGTQKAAKRFARLAEKLGDLHDLDELRYSLQALPEPEAASNRPAIAIVTERADALRGECHKRSKRLFRARPKDAAKREFAGV; this comes from the coding sequence ATGCCGAAACGAGGAAGCAAGCGGGTAATTGATCGTGCGGGCGCGCTGCACGCAACATGCGCGCCGGACCTTGTCGAGCAGACGCGGCTCGCGCCCGTCGATGTGCATCGCTTGCGGGTTTCGGTCAAGGAGCTGCGCGCGCTCTGGCAGGTGTTGAAGCCTTTTCTTCCTGGCGGGCAGGCCGACGCAGCGAGTCGCGATATCGCTCGCGCGGCGAAGCTGCTGGCGGGGGCTCGGGATCAGTTTGTTCGGGTCAAGACTCTGGACAAGCTGATGCGCAAGGCCGGGGAGGCAGACCGGCAGAGCCTGGGTCACGCGCGTAAGCAGTTGGTCGCGCTGCAGCCGGAGTCAGCGGAAGAGGCGCTGGTGACGGCGGAAATCGTGTCGCTGTTCGCGCAGGACCGGGAACGCTGGCGGCGGCTGGACGTGGCCTGCGGCCGGCGCGAGCTGATCGATTACGGCTACGGGCGGCTCTATCGCAGGGGACGCAAGCGCTTCCAGCGAGCCGTCGAGAGCGGCGAGGACGAGGATTGGCATCGCCTGCGGCGCTGGACGAAATATCTCGCCTTGGCACTGCCGCTGGTCGCCGACAAGGGCGGCACTCAGAAGGCAGCGAAGCGATTCGCCAGGCTGGCCGAGAAGCTGGGCGATCTGCATGATCTGGATGAGCTGAGATACAGCCTGCAGGCCTTGCCCGAGCCGGAGGCGGCTTCGAACCGTCCGGCCATAGCGATAGTGACGGAGCGGGCGGATGCGCTGCGGGGCGAGTGCCACAAGCGGTCGAAACGCTTGTTCCGTGCGCGCCCCAAGGATGCGGCCAAGCGTGAGTTCGCCGGCGTCTGA
- a CDS encoding mercuric transporter MerT family protein, with protein MQTTPTKSSVPAIVGASIAAIGASVCCVVPLVLVLLGISGAWISTLTALDPLRPWFSAAALLFLAVAFWMLYRPAARCGVDGSCIAPDALRRRRRWLWLATGLIVLLLLFPYYIIWIL; from the coding sequence ATGCAAACAACCCCGACCAAATCGTCTGTTCCAGCCATCGTTGGCGCGAGCATCGCCGCCATTGGCGCATCGGTCTGCTGCGTCGTGCCGCTGGTGCTGGTACTGCTGGGCATCAGTGGCGCCTGGATCAGCACCCTGACAGCTCTCGATCCCTTGAGGCCCTGGTTCAGCGCCGCCGCCCTACTGTTCTTGGCCGTGGCGTTTTGGATGCTGTATCGACCGGCGGCACGGTGCGGTGTGGATGGCAGTTGCATCGCCCCGGACGCTCTGCGACGCAGGCGACGTTGGCTCTGGTTGGCGACAGGCCTCATCGTCCTGTTGCTGCTGTTTCCCTATTACATCATCTGGATTTTGTAG
- a CDS encoding GDCCVxC domain-containing (seleno)protein — MAVSDIKLESILTCPECGHRATETMPITACQFFYECTGCGAVLRPHQGDCCVFCSFGTVPCPPIQQNNPCCG; from the coding sequence CTGGCGGTGAGTGACATCAAGCTGGAAAGCATCTTGACCTGCCCGGAGTGCGGCCATCGGGCGACCGAGACAATGCCCATCACAGCGTGTCAATTCTTCTATGAGTGCACGGGCTGTGGAGCGGTTTTGCGTCCGCATCAAGGCGACTGCTGTGTGTTCTGCTCGTTCGGAACAGTGCCATGTCCACCGATCCAACAGAACAATCCCTGTTGTGGTTGA
- a CDS encoding TetR/AcrR family transcriptional regulator — protein sequence MGRVKASVTGASNPPKPALKAPRHSVDIVKLIVSTKFMARKKDTESVRRRKRDEILDAAMTVFEKEGGLEALSLRKLAAELSLSYSAPYRYFASKEELVNALRARAYRWIEEVMLGAIEGIESPERQLETLAAAYIRAGIERPERYALMFFNVDDPNGTQRSLELRGAKHDALDVCTRTIAAAQARGEMPTTMDPLTASHLFWTAAHGLVSLQVAGQFEMGRSVNALTPTLIHTLRMGMEHYDNAAGQSPRNDREATHHG from the coding sequence ATGGGCAGGGTTAAGGCATCCGTTACCGGCGCATCAAATCCCCCTAAGCCCGCACTAAAGGCTCCGCGCCATTCAGTTGACATCGTCAAGTTAATAGTGTCAACTAAATTCATGGCACGCAAGAAAGACACCGAGAGCGTCCGTCGGCGCAAGCGCGATGAAATCCTCGACGCCGCGATGACGGTGTTCGAGAAGGAAGGCGGGCTGGAAGCGCTGAGCTTGCGCAAGCTCGCCGCCGAGCTGTCGCTCAGCTACTCCGCGCCCTATCGCTATTTCGCCAGCAAGGAAGAGCTGGTCAACGCACTGCGTGCACGCGCCTACCGCTGGATTGAAGAGGTCATGCTTGGCGCCATCGAAGGTATCGAAAGTCCCGAAAGGCAGCTCGAGACCTTGGCCGCCGCCTACATCCGTGCGGGCATCGAACGCCCTGAACGTTACGCCCTGATGTTCTTCAATGTGGATGACCCCAATGGCACGCAACGCTCCCTCGAGCTTCGCGGCGCCAAGCACGATGCTCTGGACGTCTGCACGCGCACCATCGCCGCCGCTCAGGCGCGCGGCGAAATGCCCACCACGATGGATCCGCTGACGGCCAGCCATCTGTTCTGGACGGCCGCGCACGGGCTGGTGTCGCTGCAGGTTGCCGGTCAGTTCGAGATGGGCCGCAGCGTGAATGCGCTGACCCCGACCTTGATCCACACCCTGCGCATGGGCATGGAGCATTACGACAACGCTGCCGGGCAAAGCCCCCGGAACGACAGAGAGGCGACCCACCATGGCTGA
- a CDS encoding SH3 domain-containing protein produces the protein MNCPHCRSRELSRSQRTSLQKALAYICPLRPYRCKACEKRSWHFIRWSQEPWPYASSSVLVAVLAALLVGVLLPSPSTDDDMVANAPGADAPSSADTDTKKRIAPPGRSGDTGTGLQPRDAHTSTPTPRQMAQSAPLASSDDEMAPTPTEMAEPAGDEASVEYVETTDRVHLRKGPGSQHKSITILDRGRVVPVLAPAKGEWMRVQHFDSEGWVHRSFLRDATQPPSGD, from the coding sequence ATGAATTGCCCGCACTGTAGATCGCGCGAGCTGTCGCGCTCGCAACGCACATCGCTGCAGAAGGCGCTTGCCTACATCTGCCCGCTGCGCCCCTACCGTTGCAAGGCCTGCGAGAAGCGCTCCTGGCACTTCATCCGCTGGTCGCAGGAGCCCTGGCCCTATGCGAGCTCGAGCGTGCTTGTGGCGGTACTCGCGGCGTTGCTCGTGGGTGTTCTGCTCCCCTCGCCGTCTACTGATGACGACATGGTTGCGAACGCACCTGGCGCCGACGCGCCATCTTCCGCGGACACCGATACGAAGAAGCGCATCGCCCCACCGGGGCGCTCGGGTGACACCGGCACTGGCCTGCAACCGCGCGACGCACATACTTCCACGCCCACACCACGCCAGATGGCGCAGAGCGCACCGCTTGCATCAAGCGATGACGAAATGGCCCCGACACCCACCGAGATGGCGGAGCCCGCTGGTGACGAAGCATCCGTCGAGTACGTGGAAACGACGGACCGCGTGCATTTGCGCAAGGGGCCCGGCTCACAGCACAAGTCGATCACCATCCTGGACCGTGGCCGCGTGGTGCCGGTGCTCGCACCAGCCAAGGGCGAATGGATGCGCGTCCAGCACTTCGATTCGGAAGGCTGGGTGCATCGATCCTTCCTGCGCGACGCTACCCAGCCGCCATCCGGCGACTAG
- a CDS encoding low temperature requirement protein A, whose protein sequence is MAMDDFPIWQRPRHYMDVPDAHDHVHWVELFFDLIHVVTIFVLGNYLSHHLDWPGFLVFTGLYLAIFYAWADNAVYNSLYISTDMAHRATMAVQIVTMIVIAASIPDVTGKGWVYFALGYALNRALTAHMYWRARARGGETCGMAREQGRNFFVLAAVFALSAFLPKPLAFWVFGAGVALIQLQYMLPRVGTLRYERFVPRLGHISERFGLLMLIMLGEGFFKLVITLADKGVYKVGAGTLFNVVMGGLSLFALAWIYFDSAGNARPKSRDNGVMIAYWLAHIAILWSAVMVGVALGGEVYVGLWEPYPTGYGAVGTVGLAVFLASLWVLQRLVAERDTSCHYHSSGVLLFGIALALLVLVIHPFVPSIVGNGLWGLALFSQLAVPLYRGLRDMRGADASEAGS, encoded by the coding sequence ATGGCGATGGACGACTTTCCGATCTGGCAGCGGCCACGCCATTACATGGATGTACCGGACGCCCACGACCACGTTCACTGGGTGGAGCTGTTCTTCGATCTGATCCACGTGGTGACGATCTTCGTGCTCGGCAACTACCTGTCCCATCACCTGGACTGGCCCGGCTTTCTCGTTTTCACCGGCCTGTACCTGGCGATCTTCTACGCCTGGGCGGACAACGCGGTCTACAACTCACTGTACATCTCCACGGATATGGCGCACCGCGCCACGATGGCGGTGCAGATCGTGACCATGATCGTCATCGCTGCATCGATCCCGGACGTGACCGGCAAGGGATGGGTGTACTTCGCACTGGGCTACGCCCTCAACCGCGCGCTGACGGCCCATATGTACTGGCGGGCGCGCGCCCGTGGCGGGGAGACCTGTGGCATGGCACGCGAGCAGGGGCGCAATTTCTTCGTGCTCGCCGCGGTCTTCGCGCTCTCCGCCTTCTTGCCGAAGCCGCTGGCCTTTTGGGTATTCGGGGCGGGCGTGGCGCTCATCCAGTTGCAATACATGCTGCCGCGTGTGGGCACGCTGCGCTATGAACGATTTGTTCCCCGCCTCGGCCATATTTCGGAACGCTTTGGCCTGCTCATGCTGATCATGCTGGGCGAGGGCTTCTTCAAGCTGGTGATCACGCTTGCCGACAAGGGCGTCTACAAGGTCGGTGCCGGCACGCTCTTCAATGTGGTGATGGGCGGGCTGTCGCTGTTCGCGCTGGCCTGGATCTACTTCGACAGCGCCGGCAACGCCAGGCCGAAGAGCCGGGACAACGGCGTGATGATCGCGTACTGGCTGGCGCATATCGCGATCCTGTGGAGCGCGGTGATGGTGGGCGTGGCACTGGGCGGTGAGGTCTACGTCGGCCTGTGGGAACCGTACCCAACCGGGTACGGCGCGGTGGGCACGGTCGGTCTGGCCGTATTTCTGGCTTCGCTATGGGTCCTGCAGCGCTTGGTGGCCGAGCGCGACACGAGCTGCCACTACCACAGCAGTGGCGTGCTGCTCTTCGGTATTGCGCTGGCGCTGCTGGTACTGGTCATCCACCCATTTGTGCCGTCCATCGTCGGCAACGGATTGTGGGGGCTGGCGCTGTTCTCGCAGCTCGCCGTGCCGCTGTACCGCGGCCTGCGGGACATGCGCGGGGCTGATGCATCGGAAGCCGGGTCCTGA
- a CDS encoding metal-dependent hydrolase has product MAEHTEPLPIPRRIDFAFPDDLDPNWKADDPEFCAMVNGASLTMPYLEPFLVKTVRETVQHIDDPRVREEAKAFNTQEQFHYRAHRRFNELVKAKGYPELAGLEDRMEAAYARLGTKSLRKRMAYTAGFEAMTMGVTRWLINNRVELFGGSDTRVASFILWHFVEEAEHKCVAFDVYQAAFGGTLGGYFARAVGVFHGALDVMFNSMRGYRIILKKDGRWWQLRSRLRLARRLGSFVGTVAPYLLRAALPGHTPRREQEPQWAQDWIEQYQHAPEGYIPLLDTSSATMPVPFEHTAHTTGASA; this is encoded by the coding sequence ATGGCTGAGCACACCGAGCCCCTGCCCATTCCGCGGCGCATCGACTTCGCCTTCCCCGACGACCTCGATCCGAACTGGAAGGCCGACGACCCCGAGTTCTGCGCCATGGTCAACGGTGCCTCGCTGACCATGCCCTACCTGGAACCCTTTCTCGTCAAGACCGTGCGCGAGACGGTTCAGCATATTGACGACCCGCGCGTGCGCGAAGAAGCCAAGGCCTTCAATACGCAGGAGCAGTTCCATTACCGCGCGCATCGCCGCTTCAACGAGCTGGTCAAGGCCAAGGGCTACCCCGAGCTCGCCGGTCTGGAAGACCGCATGGAAGCCGCCTACGCCAGGCTCGGCACGAAATCGCTGCGCAAGCGCATGGCCTACACCGCCGGCTTCGAGGCGATGACCATGGGCGTGACTCGCTGGCTGATCAACAACCGTGTGGAACTGTTCGGCGGCAGCGATACGCGCGTCGCCTCATTCATCCTCTGGCATTTCGTCGAGGAAGCCGAGCACAAGTGCGTCGCCTTCGATGTCTACCAGGCCGCATTCGGCGGCACCCTCGGTGGGTACTTCGCACGCGCGGTCGGCGTATTCCATGGCGCGCTGGATGTCATGTTCAATTCCATGCGCGGCTACAGGATCATCCTGAAGAAGGACGGCCGGTGGTGGCAGTTGCGTTCGCGGCTGCGGCTGGCACGACGGCTGGGCAGCTTCGTCGGGACCGTTGCGCCCTACCTGCTGCGCGCCGCCCTGCCCGGCCACACCCCGCGCCGAGAGCAGGAACCGCAATGGGCGCAAGACTGGATCGAGCAATACCAGCACGCACCCGAAGGCTATATCCCGCTGCTCGACACGAGCAGCGCCACGATGCCGGTGCCCTTTGAGCACACCGCACACACCACCGGAGCAAGCGCATGA
- a CDS encoding MerR family transcriptional regulator, protein MRPNTFTISRLAAAADVHVETVRYYQRRRLLRQPERPIGGVRRYDENDVNRLQFIRRAQMMGFSLDEIAGLLEITGERSCEQTRQLTERKLVDVRLRIRELRQLERDLEQKIARCAQVPAGECCPTLDFLERPRKPAATGS, encoded by the coding sequence GTGCGTCCGAACACGTTTACGATCAGCCGGCTGGCAGCGGCTGCCGATGTGCACGTCGAAACCGTGCGCTACTACCAGCGACGTAGGCTGCTGCGTCAACCCGAGCGACCCATAGGAGGCGTGCGTCGTTACGACGAAAACGATGTCAATCGGCTTCAGTTCATCCGGCGCGCTCAGATGATGGGATTCAGCCTCGACGAGATCGCTGGCCTGCTAGAGATCACAGGCGAACGTTCTTGCGAGCAGACCCGTCAGCTGACCGAGCGAAAGCTCGTCGATGTCCGTCTACGAATCCGCGAGCTGCGACAGCTGGAGAGGGATCTCGAACAGAAAATAGCGCGGTGCGCCCAAGTGCCGGCGGGAGAGTGCTGCCCAACCCTCGATTTTCTGGAGCGGCCAAGAAAGCCAGCTGCGACAGGCAGTTAG
- a CDS encoding heavy-metal-associated domain-containing protein has product MHKWILALVAALSVGAALATPATVVMLDAENMTCPACGITIRKALEKVPGVADVKVDTRAETVTVTFESSQTDAAGIARAVTEAGFPAKVRTGGE; this is encoded by the coding sequence ATGCACAAGTGGATACTGGCCCTGGTGGCTGCTCTGTCGGTCGGTGCCGCTCTTGCGACGCCCGCAACCGTAGTAATGCTCGATGCTGAGAACATGACCTGTCCCGCCTGCGGCATCACCATCAGGAAGGCGCTGGAGAAGGTGCCGGGCGTGGCCGATGTGAAGGTGGACACCCGGGCTGAAACAGTCACGGTGACGTTCGAATCGAGTCAGACGGATGCAGCCGGAATCGCGCGTGCAGTCACGGAGGCAGGCTTCCCGGCCAAGGTGCGGACTGGCGGTGAGTGA
- the dksA gene encoding RNA polymerase-binding protein DksA, with the protein MTKTAAKKTTGKSSAASKTAKKKPAAQMTEEDVRAMSEDDYMNSEQLEFFRTRLLKMREEVLAREMDVKARLNARESYADPADRASAEEEHWLDLRLRERESLLLRKVDEALRRIVDGEYGYCEETGEPIGIPRLLARPTATVCVDIKGHNEQIEAQYRDR; encoded by the coding sequence ATGACAAAGACAGCTGCAAAGAAGACGACGGGCAAGAGTTCCGCTGCGAGTAAGACGGCCAAGAAGAAGCCGGCCGCGCAGATGACCGAGGAAGATGTCCGCGCCATGTCGGAAGACGACTACATGAACTCCGAGCAGCTCGAGTTCTTTCGCACGCGTCTGCTGAAAATGCGCGAGGAAGTTCTCGCCCGCGAAATGGACGTCAAGGCGCGTCTGAATGCGCGCGAGAGCTACGCCGACCCGGCCGATCGCGCCAGCGCCGAGGAAGAGCACTGGCTCGACCTGCGCCTGCGCGAGCGCGAGTCGCTGCTGCTGCGCAAGGTGGATGAGGCTTTGCGTCGCATCGTTGATGGTGAGTACGGCTACTGCGAGGAAACCGGAGAGCCCATCGGCATTCCGCGTCTTCTCGCCCGTCCGACCGCCACCGTCTGTGTGGACATCAAGGGCCACAACGAGCAAATCGAAGCGCAGTACCGCGACCGCTGA
- a CDS encoding low temperature requirement protein A — MAGRLASGALRHSLMWGYGHVVVFATGAAVGAGMQAVLQLQGGGMAGGQWSVAAPAALYCATLWLIRDRYVLVGPRRWSLLVAALLVATLGAAPELGLTWTALVLAGAALVRRMPLQAGVDNPA, encoded by the coding sequence GTGGCTGGGCGCCTGGCCAGCGGCGCACTGCGCCATTCCCTGATGTGGGGCTACGGACATGTGGTGGTCTTTGCCACCGGGGCGGCGGTAGGTGCCGGCATGCAGGCCGTTCTGCAACTACAAGGCGGCGGAATGGCTGGCGGGCAATGGTCCGTGGCCGCGCCCGCGGCACTGTACTGCGCCACACTGTGGCTGATTCGCGACCGCTATGTCCTTGTGGGGCCGAGACGCTGGAGTCTGCTGGTGGCCGCCTTGCTGGTGGCGACATTGGGGGCGGCTCCGGAACTCGGCCTGACATGGACGGCGCTCGTGCTGGCCGGCGCCGCGCTGGTACGGCGCATGCCGCTGCAGGCGGGTGTGGATAACCCCGCATAA
- a CDS encoding fatty acid desaturase family protein — protein sequence MTTDLAAQNKQAIAAAQKHMGGVAWPTVALVAVVLAGVGADLTLFAAGVLPTWAAMLILAGLTYFAYTPLHEAVHGNINGRNDRLQWLNDLCGYLVAPFIMVPYASHRLEHFTHHRYTNEPDKDPDYMVSGMGNGFFSAIATTFRFFWVQNTFFVKDHWGSASFKERAVYSAELLVSVGWRVAFVLTVEPTLAAFIVVAGGYLLGGFFTAYWFAYRPHIPYKDPARYRNTNSLIMPTWMKPVEWFWLGQNLHSIHHLFPRVPFYRYHALHREIEPVMRAHGTPIVSIFSRRPVAPEA from the coding sequence ATGACCACAGACCTCGCCGCACAGAACAAGCAGGCCATTGCCGCCGCACAGAAGCACATGGGCGGCGTCGCCTGGCCGACCGTCGCGTTGGTCGCCGTTGTGCTGGCCGGCGTCGGTGCTGATCTGACTCTATTCGCAGCCGGCGTACTGCCGACCTGGGCGGCCATGCTCATCCTCGCCGGGCTCACGTACTTCGCCTACACGCCGCTGCACGAGGCGGTGCACGGCAACATCAACGGCCGCAATGATCGGCTGCAGTGGCTCAACGACTTGTGTGGCTATCTGGTGGCGCCCTTCATCATGGTGCCCTATGCCTCGCATCGGCTGGAGCACTTCACCCATCACCGCTACACCAACGAGCCGGACAAGGATCCGGACTACATGGTCAGCGGCATGGGTAACGGCTTCTTCAGCGCCATCGCGACGACCTTCCGCTTCTTCTGGGTGCAGAACACCTTCTTCGTGAAGGATCACTGGGGTAGCGCGAGCTTCAAGGAGCGCGCTGTCTATAGTGCCGAGCTGCTGGTATCGGTGGGCTGGCGCGTCGCCTTCGTGCTGACGGTGGAGCCGACACTCGCCGCCTTCATCGTGGTTGCCGGCGGCTACCTGCTGGGCGGCTTCTTCACCGCCTACTGGTTCGCCTACCGCCCGCATATCCCCTACAAGGATCCGGCGCGCTACCGCAACACCAACAGCCTGATCATGCCGACCTGGATGAAGCCGGTGGAATGGTTCTGGCTAGGGCAGAACCTGCACTCCATCCACCACCTCTTCCCGCGCGTACCCTTCTACCGCTACCACGCTCTGCACCGCGAGATCGAGCCCGTCATGCGCGCCCACGGCACGCCCATCGTCAGCATCTTCAGCCGCCGGCCGGTGGCTCCAGAGGCCTGA